The Oncorhynchus keta strain PuntledgeMale-10-30-2019 unplaced genomic scaffold, Oket_V2 Un_contig_4398_pilon_pilon, whole genome shotgun sequence genome has a window encoding:
- the LOC127924655 gene encoding zinc finger protein 391-like yields MILDNTLSFSTNIKAVARSCRFMLYNIRRVRPCLTQEAAQVLIQALVISRLDYCNSLLAGLPACAIKPLQLIQNAAARLVFNLPKFSHVTPLLRSLHWLPVEARIRYKTMVLAYGAVRGTAPQYLQALIRPYTQTRALRSSTSGLLASLPLRKYSSRSAQSKLFAALAPQWWDTLPHDRGRGESPRSEHLKKHQWKPTGKKSHHCSDCGKRFTSSTDLKRHQRIHTGEKPYSCNQCGKSFSVTSSLKAHQKTHTREKSYSCDQCGKSFVTSSILTTHQRTHTGEKPYSCDRCGKSFTTSNQLTIHQRIHTGEKPYHCSDCGRSFVSSQYLKSHKRTHTIAKPYHCSDCGKCFVSSQYLKSHQKTHTGEKPYSCDQCGKRFSHSSNLMVHLRTHTERNLIAVINVARVLLHLAS; encoded by the exons gttcatgctctacaacatccgcagagtacgaccctgcctcacacaggaagcggcgcaggtcctaatccaggcacttgtcatctcccgtctggattactgcaactcgctgttggctgggctccctgcctgtgccattaaacccctacaactcatccagaacgccgcagcccgtctggtgttcaaccttcccaagttctctcacgtcaccccgctcctccgctctctccactggcttccagttgaagctcgcatccgctacaagaccatggtgcttgcttacggagctgtgaggggaacggcacctcagtacctccaggctctgatcaggccctacacccaaacaagggcactgcgttcatccacctctggcctgctcgcctccctaccactgaggaagtacagttcccgctcagcccagtcaaaactgttcgctgctctggctccccaatggtgggacacactccctcacgac CGAGGCAGAGGAGAGTCCCCCAGATCAGAACACCTCAAGAAACACCAGTGGAAACCCACAGGAAAGAAATCTCaccactgctctgactgtgggaagagattcacCTCTTCAACAGACCTTAAAAGACATCAGAGAATCcatacaggagagaaaccttatagctgtaatcaatgtgggaagagttttagtgTTACAAGCAGCCTGAAAGCacaccagaaaacacacacaagaGAGAAATCGTATAgttgtgatcaatgtgggaagagttttgttacATCTAGCATTCTGACtacacaccagagaacacacacaggagagaaaccttatagctgtgatcggtgtgggaagagttttactacatCTAACCAACTGACTatacaccagagaatacacacaggagagaaaccttaccactgctctgactgtggaaggAGTTTTGTTTCTTCCCAATATTTAAAATCacacaagagaacacacacaatagcgaaaccttaccactgctctgactgtggaaaatgttTTGTTTCTTCACAATATTTAAAATCacaccagaaaacacacacaggtgagaagccttatagctgtgatcaatgtgggaagagatttAGTCACTCAAGCAACCTGATGGTACATTTGAGAACGCACActgagagaaaccttatagctgtgatcaatgtggcaAGAGTTTTACTTCATTTAGCCAGCTGa
- the LOC127924658 gene encoding zinc finger protein 664-like, with product MSSLSFSPSKEEVCWTEKEGLWLNIVVKEEKEEEDVTIQKQVAVDKDVSVKEEKGAFRVKEEEDVTVKEEEEEKEEDAVFGVKEEEGEMTVTSKKEEEEEEDTGYLGPVSQTHLKASNGSNGELSSKMLLRNRSSIYTREGCDYRGSSGEPQQQHDAEETEKSLSTSEHLKHQQRPRGKKPHHCSDCGKRFPSSADLKRHLRIHTGEKPNSCDQCGKSFSVTSSLKAHQKTHTGEKPYSCDQCGKRFVTSSSLTIHQRIHTGEKPYSCDRCGKSFNVPSSLKTHQRTHTGDRPYSCSQCGKRFTSSSQLTIHERTHTGEKPYSCSQCEKRFTHSSNLMVHLRTHTGEKPYSCDQCGKSFVTSSCLTMHQRTHTGEKPFSCDQCGEEFHSGKYPDSTPENTHRRETS from the exons ATGAGTTCACTAAGCTTCTCTCCTTCTAAAGAagaggtctgctggacggagaaagaggGTCTGTGGCTGAACATTGTcgtgaaagaggagaaggaagaagaggatgtcacaatacaaaaacaagtagcGGTTGATAAagacgtttcagtgaaagaagagaaaggcgcgttcagagtgaaagaggaggaggatgttacagtaaaagaagaggaggaagagaaagaggaggatgcagtttttggagtgaaagaggaggagggggagatgactgtcacatcgaaaaaggaggaggaagaagaggaggacactGGATATCTGGGCCCGGTTTCTCAAACGCATCTTAAAGCGTCCAATGGTTCTAACGGTGAACTTAGCAGTAAGATGCTTCTGAGAAACCGTTCCTCGATTTACACTA gagaagGATGTgactatcgtggatcctctggggagcctcaacaacagcatgatgctgaagagacagagaagagtctctccacatCAGAACACCTCAAACACCAGCAGAGACCCAGAGGGAAGAAACCTCaccactgctctgactgtgggaagagattcCCCTCTTCAGCTGACCTTAAAAGACATCTGAGAATCCACACGGGAGAGAAACCtaatagctgtgatcaatgtgggaagagttttagtgTTACAAGCAGCCTGAAAGCacaccagaaaacacacacaggagagaaaccttatagctgtgatcaatgtgggaagagatttGTTACATCTAGCAGTCTGACTatacaccagagaatacacactggtgagaaaccttatagctgtgatcgatgtgggaagagttttaatGTTCCAAGCAGCCTGAAAAcacatcagagaacacacacaggagatagACCTTACAGCTGTAGTCAATGTGGGAAGAGGTTTACTTCATCGAGCCAGCTGACTATTCacgagagaacacacacaggagagaaaccttatagctgtagTCAATGTGAGAAGAGGTTTACTCATTCAAGCAACCTGATGGTACATTTGAGAacgcacactggagagaaaccttatagctgtgatcaatgtggcaAGAGTTTTGTTACATCTAGCTGTCTGACTatgcaccagagaacacacacaggagagaaac